One window of the Peptococcaceae bacterium genome contains the following:
- a CDS encoding thioredoxin family protein: protein MIQVSKENFEEEVLQATQPVIVDFWGPSCQPCLKLMPEVERLAEAFKDRVKIVKINSAENRRLCIEHRVMGLPAFLVFKDGQEVARLAGQHLTVQDIRNLIDDIA from the coding sequence ATGATTCAGGTCAGCAAGGAAAACTTTGAGGAGGAGGTGCTTCAAGCGACTCAACCGGTGATTGTGGATTTTTGGGGCCCGTCTTGCCAGCCTTGCCTGAAGCTGATGCCGGAAGTGGAAAGGCTGGCCGAGGCGTTTAAGGACAGGGTTAAAATAGTTAAAATAAACAGTGCTGAAAACCGCAGGCTGTGCATCGAACATCGCGTGATGGGGCTGCCCGCCTTCCTGGTGTTCAAAGATGGCCAAGAAGTGGCGAGATTGGCTGGCCAGCATTTGACTGTCCAGGATATCAGAAACCTGATTGACGACATTGCCTGA
- the grdC gene encoding glycine/sarcosine/betaine reductase complex component C subunit beta, whose protein sequence is MKYPVIKGAAYVIAHVPSLVRYGSKPEREIAKNPQVLFSILSSLRSFEDAVAYPPNQVFIGNLRPDKLYEYERSWSDKKVPGARRFSRWGEILPETEFYGWLKIADVFNLVHLEERFLQEEVKRRLAAHPLIGEEDLKCLGCGVRLPDIEKKIADGVAQPLYVDKERLIGCVEQGHEEDRFLTPQILLENLCNKASGIVALRHVLRAFEVTADQIDYAIACDEEAVGDRYQRGGGNMGKAIAEHAGCLNASGCDVKAFCCGPAHAVTIAASLVQAGVHNNVAVIGGGSVAKLGMKFAGNLKHNMPVIEDQMGAFAIVLGSDDGRSPFIRLDAIGKHEIHAGSSAQAIYQSLIVKPLERIGKGILDIDKYAVELHNPDITEPNGNGNVPRGNYRIIAGMAVLRGEMDKTEIDGFERKYGMPGFAPTQGHVPSAVPFLGHAREMIMSGEINNSMFVGKGSMFLGKMTKLADGMSFIIEKNGN, encoded by the coding sequence TCCCAGCTTGGTGCGTTACGGGTCCAAGCCGGAGAGGGAGATAGCAAAAAATCCCCAGGTTCTTTTCAGCATTCTTTCCAGCCTGCGCAGTTTTGAAGACGCGGTCGCTTATCCGCCGAACCAGGTCTTTATCGGCAACCTAAGACCGGACAAATTGTACGAGTATGAACGGTCGTGGTCAGACAAAAAGGTGCCTGGCGCCAGGCGGTTCAGCCGCTGGGGGGAGATCTTGCCTGAAACGGAATTTTATGGCTGGTTGAAAATTGCTGATGTTTTCAACCTTGTACACCTGGAGGAACGGTTTCTACAGGAGGAGGTTAAAAGAAGACTAGCCGCTCATCCGCTGATTGGTGAAGAAGACTTGAAATGCCTGGGATGCGGGGTGCGATTGCCGGATATTGAAAAAAAGATTGCCGACGGCGTTGCACAGCCGCTGTACGTCGACAAGGAGCGGCTGATCGGCTGCGTGGAGCAAGGGCACGAGGAAGACCGGTTTCTTACGCCGCAGATATTATTGGAAAACCTGTGCAACAAAGCCTCGGGTATTGTGGCGCTCAGACATGTCCTGCGCGCTTTTGAGGTGACGGCTGACCAGATAGACTATGCAATTGCCTGCGACGAGGAGGCGGTGGGGGACCGCTACCAGCGGGGCGGAGGCAACATGGGCAAGGCGATCGCCGAACATGCCGGGTGCCTTAACGCGTCGGGCTGCGATGTTAAGGCATTTTGCTGCGGGCCGGCCCATGCGGTTACTATAGCGGCCAGCCTTGTCCAGGCCGGCGTGCACAACAATGTGGCCGTGATCGGCGGCGGGTCCGTGGCCAAACTGGGCATGAAATTTGCTGGAAACCTCAAGCACAACATGCCGGTGATTGAGGACCAGATGGGAGCGTTTGCCATTGTGCTGGGCAGCGATGATGGACGAAGCCCCTTCATTCGTTTGGACGCCATCGGCAAGCATGAGATTCACGCCGGTTCCTCCGCCCAGGCGATTTACCAGTCGCTCATCGTTAAACCGCTGGAACGGATCGGCAAGGGTATTTTGGACATAGACAAATACGCGGTCGAACTGCATAACCCCGATATTACTGAGCCGAACGGCAACGGGAACGTTCCCCGGGGCAACTATCGGATCATTGCCGGCATGGCGGTGTTGCGGGGAGAGATGGACAAAACGGAAATTGACGGCTTTGAAAGGAAATACGGCATGCCCGGATTTGCCCCCACCCAGGGCCATGTCCCGTCAGCGGTCCCGTTCCTGGGCCACGCCAGGGAGATGATCATGAGCGGAGAAATAAATAATAGCATGTTCGTGGGCAAAGGGAGCATGTTTTTGGGCAAGATGACCAAGCTTGCCGACGGCATGTCGTTTATCATCGAAAAAAACGGAAACTGA